From Triticum aestivum cultivar Chinese Spring chromosome 4A, IWGSC CS RefSeq v2.1, whole genome shotgun sequence, a single genomic window includes:
- the LOC123085421 gene encoding protein PSK SIMULATOR 2: MARSWLAGLRSRLGGGARQDGLGILAFEAAAAMSRLVSLHLSLSDAEVRRLRADVLRAEGVARLTSTDQSRLLRLTCAELMAGLDRAADDAARLGARCRGLPDAPFLHNFDRVYADAKRGAGLARLDATVGFSRGAGKRFKKMERHVAATAKLYAEMDALTELEASERRMEQWKQHSGPIPVQSSKRQPADEPSEKLMGELRLQRQKVRRLTEGSLWSVAAHKVAKLMAKSVLAVLARVSLAFGALVPGLPPPLTGRGWALGHSSGPMHQSTAPDAAIRHSAPIFRQKDTASTSSESLKPPATTVGGSGMELRYANVILSAETLLKVLRPAIRNEEAHDGMTELAMRDELYKMLPVTIRAAVNEKLRERLRGGQVDEEAAATAMDAVDGVLRWLGPMAHDTLRWQDERSMERKQRFSMQPRAPMVQTLHFADRRKADAAIVEVLVGLSSMCWYDDQRRRPADWNE, from the coding sequence ATGGCCAGGTCATGGCTGGCCGGCCTGCGGTCTCGGCTCGGCGGCGGCGCCAGGCAGGACGGGCTCGGCATCCTGGCCTTCGAGGCCGCGGCGGCCATGTCGCGCCTGGTCTCGCTCCACCTCTCGCTCTCCGACGCGGAGGTCAGGAGGCTCCGCGCCGACGTGCTGCGCGCCGAGGGCGTCGCGCGCCTCACGTCCACGGACCAGTCCCGCCTGCTCCGCCTCACGTGCGCCGAGCTCATGGCGGGCCTCGACCGCGCCGCCGACGACGCCGCGCGCCTCGGGGCGCGCTGCCGCGGGCTGCCGGACGCGCCCTTCCTCCACAACTTCGACCGCGTCTACGCCGACGCGAAGCGGGGAGCCGGCCTCGCGCGGCTGGACGCCACCGTCGGGTTCTCCAGGGGCGCCGGGAAGCGGTTCAAGAAGATGGAGCGGCACGTGGCCGCCACGGCGAAGCTGTACGCGGAGATGGACGCGCTCACCGAGCTGGAGGCGTCGGAGCGGCGGATGGAGCAGTGGAAGCAGCACAGCGGGCCCATCCCCGTGCAGTCCTCCAAGCGGCAGCCCGCGGACGAGCCAAGCGAGAAGCTGATGGGCGAGCTCAGGTTGCAGCGGCAGAAGGTGCGGCGACTCACGGAGGGCTCGCTCTGGAGCGTCGCCGCCCACAAGGTGGCCAAGCTCATGGCCAAGTCGGTGCTCGCCGTGCTCGCGCGCGTCTCCCTTGCCTTCGGCGCGTTAGTGCCGGGATTGCCACCTCCGTTGACAGGCCGGGGATGGGCGCTCGGCCACTCGTCTGGCCCCATGCACCAGTCGACGGCGCCCGACGCGGCGATCCGGCACTCGGCTCCGATCTTCCGACAAAAAGACACGGCCTCGACATCGTCAGAGTCACTCAAGCCGCCTGCGACCACCGTCGGCGGCTCGGGGATGGAACTGCGTTACGCGAACGTGATCTTGTCCGCCGAGACGCTGCTCAAGGTGCTGAGGCCGGCGATCCGCAACGAGGAGGCGCATGACGGGATGACGGAGCTGGCGATGAGAGACGAGCTGTACAAGATGCTGCCCGTGACCATACGCGCGGCAGTGAATGAGAAGCTGAGGGAGAGGCTGAGAGGAGGGCAGGTGGACGAGGAGGCCGCCGCGACAGCGATGGACGCCGTGGACGGAGTGCTGCGGTGGTTGGGGCCAATGGCGCATGACACGCTGCGGTGGCAGGACGAGAGGAGCATGGAGCGGAAGCAACGGTTCAGCATGCAGCCGCGCGCGCCGATGGTGCAGACGCTGCATTTCGCGGACCGTCGGAAGGCGGACGCTGCCATCGTCGAGGTGCTCGTTGGTCTCAGCAGTATGTGCTGGTACGACGATCAACGGCGGCGGCCGGCTGACTGGAACGAGTAG